One stretch of Acidobacteriota bacterium DNA includes these proteins:
- a CDS encoding caspase family protein, with the protein MKAGRLTLICLTGLLFCLVSLTRVQSFTAQRGKSTPQKKQTQPKVKPKPKPNSNKPLTPPKTNASSQGNQRLMPEKPELVIQNGHADTVRFVAFSPDGEFIASASSDKTVRLWDATNQKLIRQFEGHYDNVTSLAFSPDSKTLASAGLDRTIKIWDLSSGKLIRNLQGHDDDVNSLAFSADGKTLASGSKDRTINLWDTKTGELIHTIEIHTSSVRSIAFSPDGKTVFAGCDDGAIKLFDAEEGHLQRTFTGHTGEIRAIAISSDAMKLVSASMDKTARVWDVQSGNLLQILKGHSSGLTAALFTNDRNAIITASQDKTVKIWNAGTGKTLRTLDNIPFPVNSIALKSDDERLAVASYKNIYLFDVTTGKSIGNLEGHSYEVNAVAISSDNQTVASSNSKSIKLWDIYIGRLVRTLEGHSSEVSALAFHPDGKILASGSWDKTIKLWDTDKNKLLRTFKGFEAEIRCLVFSPNGKMIAIGSEDRTIKLLDVASGKIIKTFTGHHSLTSTVAIAPDNLTLASGSADTDIRIWDIATGQTIRILKGHEAQIHSIAYSPDGKRLVSGSADKTTKIWNTETGEIIREFKSTYDVLSVAVSPDGKVIASGGFEKAIKLWDATSGKLIHTLNGHAGPVAALAFSANQRILVSGSWDTTTRVWWTEYGKLISTFLAFKDQNWIAFTPDGYYDGSQDSALYINWRIGSLVFDFDQLFDRFYKPEIISQNLQAAKTTSPVDSITKGFAPPPEVKILSPRINETFTTPEVEVQVEAKDNGGGIGEIRLFQNEKLVNPLERSIKIATQKNSLLTFKVLLTEGDNLFKAVALSKDHTESKPYQINVKLNAPEKAIALHLLVVGINHYKNSALNLNYAKVDASGIAEFFQRNSKTLFRQVNTATLFDEEATKENIGKAFQSIIQAAEPQDVVIIYFAGHGDSRGNQWYFIPYEITQPERDEILTKQGLSSTTLSDWLVKLRSQKVLLLLDSCKSGTAVTAFRGYEDRKALAQLARSVGIHIIAASTSDQLAAEVEELGHGVFTYLLLRGLNGEATIGQANRAITVRGLLAYVEDQLPEISKKYKTQTQYPVSSSKGMDFPVALSR; encoded by the coding sequence GTGAAAGCTGGACGTTTAACCCTGATTTGTTTAACGGGTCTCTTGTTTTGTCTCGTCAGCTTAACCCGTGTTCAATCCTTTACAGCGCAACGCGGAAAATCCACACCGCAAAAAAAACAAACACAACCGAAAGTTAAACCGAAACCCAAACCGAATAGCAATAAACCGCTGACGCCTCCAAAAACCAATGCATCTTCGCAAGGCAATCAACGATTGATGCCGGAAAAACCTGAGCTAGTCATCCAAAACGGTCACGCCGATACGGTGCGTTTCGTTGCCTTCAGCCCGGATGGGGAATTCATTGCTTCAGCAAGCAGCGACAAAACCGTTCGTTTGTGGGATGCAACGAATCAAAAGCTGATTCGCCAATTTGAAGGTCATTACGATAACGTGACCTCCCTGGCGTTCAGTCCCGATTCCAAAACCCTGGCATCCGCAGGGCTTGACCGCACGATTAAAATTTGGGATTTGAGCAGCGGAAAACTTATCCGCAACCTGCAAGGGCATGATGATGACGTAAACAGTTTGGCTTTTTCTGCGGACGGGAAAACCCTTGCATCCGGCAGCAAAGACCGCACGATTAATTTATGGGACACCAAAACCGGAGAGTTGATTCACACCATTGAAATTCATACCTCAAGCGTTCGTTCAATCGCTTTTTCACCCGATGGTAAAACCGTTTTTGCGGGATGTGATGATGGCGCAATAAAATTATTCGATGCCGAAGAAGGACATTTGCAGCGAACCTTCACTGGTCACACCGGCGAAATTCGGGCAATCGCGATCAGCAGTGACGCCATGAAGCTGGTTTCGGCGAGTATGGATAAGACCGCGCGGGTTTGGGACGTTCAATCAGGAAACCTGCTGCAAATTCTCAAAGGGCATTCAAGCGGACTCACTGCTGCGCTGTTTACCAATGACCGGAATGCCATCATCACCGCGAGTCAGGATAAGACGGTTAAAATCTGGAATGCCGGAACCGGCAAAACCCTGCGAACGCTTGATAATATTCCCTTTCCGGTCAATTCGATTGCCTTGAAATCCGATGATGAACGATTAGCCGTCGCAAGTTATAAAAATATTTATTTATTCGATGTCACAACCGGCAAGTCAATCGGCAACCTCGAAGGCCATTCTTATGAAGTCAACGCCGTTGCCATCAGTTCTGATAACCAGACCGTCGCTTCCAGCAATTCTAAATCCATCAAGCTCTGGGATATTTATATCGGGCGATTAGTTCGGACATTGGAAGGTCATTCATCCGAAGTCAGCGCCCTGGCATTTCATCCCGATGGAAAAATTCTGGCATCCGGCAGTTGGGATAAAACCATTAAACTTTGGGACACCGATAAAAACAAATTGCTGCGCACTTTCAAAGGCTTTGAAGCCGAAATCCGCTGCCTGGTTTTCAGCCCGAATGGCAAGATGATTGCAATTGGAAGCGAAGACCGAACCATCAAACTGCTCGATGTCGCCAGCGGAAAAATTATCAAAACCTTTACCGGTCATCATAGCCTCACATCAACTGTCGCTATCGCACCCGATAATTTAACGCTTGCCTCTGGCAGTGCCGATACCGACATCAGGATTTGGGACATCGCAACCGGACAAACCATTCGTATATTGAAAGGGCACGAAGCGCAAATTCATTCGATTGCGTATAGCCCGGATGGCAAGCGGTTGGTTTCCGGCAGTGCCGATAAGACCACGAAAATCTGGAATACGGAAACCGGTGAAATCATCAGGGAGTTCAAAAGCACTTATGACGTGCTGAGTGTCGCGGTGAGTCCTGATGGAAAAGTCATCGCTTCAGGGGGATTTGAAAAAGCCATTAAACTCTGGGATGCGACGAGCGGAAAACTGATTCACACCTTAAACGGTCACGCGGGACCGGTTGCCGCGCTCGCGTTTAGTGCCAACCAGCGAATTCTGGTTTCAGGAAGTTGGGACACCACAACCAGAGTATGGTGGACAGAATACGGCAAACTGATTTCAACCTTTCTGGCATTCAAAGACCAAAACTGGATTGCTTTTACCCCGGATGGTTATTATGACGGGTCGCAAGACAGCGCCCTTTACATCAACTGGCGCATCGGTTCACTGGTTTTTGATTTCGATCAATTGTTTGACCGCTTCTATAAACCCGAAATCATTTCGCAAAATTTGCAGGCAGCCAAAACCACATCACCGGTCGATTCGATCACCAAAGGATTTGCGCCACCGCCGGAAGTAAAAATCCTATCGCCCCGAATTAATGAAACGTTTACGACTCCCGAAGTTGAGGTGCAGGTCGAAGCCAAAGATAACGGCGGCGGCATCGGGGAAATCCGTCTATTTCAAAATGAAAAACTGGTAAATCCCCTTGAGCGCAGTATTAAAATTGCCACGCAAAAAAACTCGCTATTAACTTTTAAGGTATTGCTCACCGAAGGCGATAACCTCTTTAAAGCGGTTGCCTTGAGCAAAGATCATACGGAAAGCAAACCTTATCAAATCAATGTCAAACTGAATGCTCCCGAAAAAGCCATTGCTTTGCATCTGCTGGTTGTCGGCATCAATCACTATAAAAATTCGGCTTTGAATTTGAATTATGCCAAAGTTGATGCCTCGGGGATTGCCGAATTTTTTCAACGCAACAGCAAAACCTTATTTCGCCAGGTGAATACCGCAACCCTATTCGATGAGGAAGCCACCAAAGAAAATATTGGCAAAGCTTTTCAATCCATAATTCAAGCCGCTGAGCCTCAGGATGTGGTCATCATTTATTTCGCTGGTCATGGCGATAGTCGCGGCAACCAATGGTATTTCATTCCTTACGAGATAACCCAGCCTGAACGGGATGAAATTTTAACCAAACAAGGTCTTTCATCTACGACCTTGTCTGATTGGCTGGTCAAATTACGTTCCCAGAAAGTTTTGCTGTTGTTGGATTCTTGCAAATCAGGAACTGCTGTAACTGCTTTTCGTGGATACGAAGATCGCAAGGCGCTCGCACAGTTAGCGCGGTCGGTTGGAATACATATCATTGCGGCTTCCACATCCGACCAACTTGCAGCCGAGGTAGAGGAACTCGGTCACGGGGTGTTCACCTACCTGTTGCTCAGAGGATTAAACGGAGAGGCAACCATTGGTCAGGCGAATCGGGCGATTACGGTTCGCGGTTTACTGGCTTACGTTGAAGACCAATTGCCGGAAATCTCCAAAAAATATAAAACCCAGACACAGTATCCCGTGAGTTCTTCAAAGGGCATGGATTTCCCGGTTGCCCTATCAAGGTAA
- a CDS encoding MFS transporter, protein MKTQKETIESLEPVANDTRINAAEPDYPAPGYAWYMVGVLTIIYIFSFIDRQILSLLVEPITKDLQISKTQLSLLMGFAFVFFYTLFGIPLGRLADIKSRRTIIAIGCAFWSVMTALCGIAQNYMQMFLYRLGVGVGEASLSPAAFSLISDSFRKERLATAISVYSMGIYLGAGMAYLLGGVVVGLVSSQEMYQLPLVGATRPWQVIFFIVGLPGILLALLMYTIQEPVRRGLLAQPQVAETNNVSIAKFIKYISENRLTFICHSLGFGLIALSTNAGGQWYPTYLRVSHGWSTAKVGIVLGIILSLAGTAGIVAGGRLSDWLAERGYQDAPMRVGLFAVLLMIPTGVAFSLAPNGNWATWLYIPTAFFASAPFGVAPAAIQQIVPNEMRGQASAIYIFFVNVIGLGIGPTAVAVLNDYVFQNDQSIRYSLIIVGGIAQSLAALSLWLGMKPFAKSLIRLKSGYPVNP, encoded by the coding sequence TTGAAAACCCAAAAAGAAACAATAGAAAGCCTTGAGCCGGTTGCAAACGATACCCGGATAAACGCCGCTGAACCAGATTATCCTGCTCCGGGCTATGCCTGGTATATGGTCGGGGTCTTAACCATTATTTATATCTTTTCATTTATTGACCGACAGATTCTTTCGCTTCTGGTTGAACCCATCACCAAAGATTTGCAAATCAGTAAAACCCAACTCAGTTTATTGATGGGCTTTGCCTTTGTATTTTTTTACACCTTGTTTGGCATTCCGCTGGGGCGGTTGGCGGATATAAAAAGTCGGCGAACCATCATTGCAATCGGTTGTGCATTCTGGAGTGTGATGACCGCACTTTGCGGCATCGCGCAAAACTACATGCAGATGTTTTTATACCGGCTGGGAGTCGGCGTCGGTGAGGCTTCACTTTCACCGGCGGCTTTTTCATTAATCAGTGATTCATTTCGTAAAGAGCGACTGGCAACTGCCATCAGTGTTTATTCGATGGGAATTTATCTCGGCGCAGGAATGGCATACTTGCTTGGTGGCGTCGTAGTCGGGTTGGTTTCCTCTCAGGAAATGTATCAACTTCCACTGGTCGGCGCGACGCGCCCCTGGCAAGTAATTTTTTTTATCGTTGGTTTGCCCGGCATCCTGCTCGCCCTTTTGATGTACACGATTCAGGAACCGGTTCGGCGCGGGCTTTTAGCGCAACCCCAGGTTGCCGAGACCAACAACGTATCAATCGCAAAATTTATTAAATACATTTCTGAAAACCGGCTGACGTTTATTTGTCACAGTCTGGGATTCGGGCTGATTGCGCTTTCGACTAATGCCGGGGGACAGTGGTATCCGACTTATCTCAGAGTGTCACATGGATGGTCAACTGCCAAGGTCGGCATTGTTTTAGGCATCATTCTTTCGCTTGCAGGAACCGCAGGAATCGTCGCCGGGGGGCGTTTATCGGATTGGCTTGCTGAACGTGGTTATCAGGATGCGCCGATGCGCGTTGGTCTGTTTGCGGTACTTTTGATGATTCCCACTGGGGTCGCCTTTAGCCTTGCGCCGAATGGAAATTGGGCGACCTGGCTTTACATCCCGACCGCCTTTTTTGCGAGCGCGCCGTTTGGCGTTGCTCCGGCAGCCATTCAACAAATTGTGCCGAATGAGATGCGCGGACAGGCTTCGGCAATCTATATTTTTTTCGTCAATGTCATCGGGTTAGGTATCGGCCCGACAGCGGTTGCGGTTTTGAACGATTATGTATTTCAAAACGACCAGTCAATCCGCTATTCATTGATTATCGTCGGAGGCATCGCGCAGAGCCTCGCGGCGTTATCCTTGTGGTTAGGTATGAAGCCTTTTGCAAAAAGTTTAATCCGCTTAAAAAGCGGATACCCGGTGAATCCATAA
- a CDS encoding thiamine pyrophosphate-binding protein — protein sequence MPEMTGAQAMYEFLVRQGVEYIFGNPGTSELPLMDVFAERNEIEYVLALHEDSALGIAAGYAEATGKPAVVNLHTNPGLAHALGNLYNAYRAGTPLIVTAGQQDTRSLIDEPLLQADMVEMARQHTKWAWEVKCAAEIPRVLARAFTIAMTPPTAPVFISLPVNFMEARAEFEFPEITKIGSTLQSDPERLNAAAKLLMDAKQPVIIAGDGVARAGAVPQLVAFAELIGAAVHPEPLHSLLGFPTDHRLFAGPLSPAAHQMHAQLQNADVILAIGVYTLAPLVYTGARMIPDTSKLIQLDVNAHELGKNFFAEVAIQADLRSAIEDLSSSIKSMMTPAFSQLVWRRSTLIADRITDGRAKLKEAAVPPKDGEWMPAAFVAKVMREVASDDTLLVDEAVTSTAYVRTLFELSEPGAYLFCKGGSLGYGAPTAVGYKLGRKDRPVICAIGDGSLLYSPQALWTAARYKLGVVFVVFNNTSYAILKGGLLALNGSSVERGIFKGMDITEPEIDFVKMAESMGVAARRVVDASQLQAALVWALTESFHKQQPHLLDVMISRDARSVLR from the coding sequence ATGCCCGAAATGACCGGCGCTCAGGCGATGTATGAATTTTTAGTCCGTCAGGGAGTGGAATATATTTTTGGTAATCCCGGCACCAGCGAACTTCCTTTAATGGATGTCTTCGCCGAACGCAACGAGATTGAATATGTCCTCGCGCTTCATGAAGACTCGGCTTTGGGTATCGCCGCAGGCTATGCCGAAGCGACTGGCAAACCGGCAGTCGTCAACCTGCATACCAATCCCGGACTCGCGCATGCGTTGGGAAATCTCTATAACGCCTATCGCGCAGGAACCCCGTTGATTGTCACCGCAGGGCAACAGGATACCCGTTCACTGATTGATGAACCCTTGCTGCAAGCCGATATGGTTGAGATGGCTCGGCAACATACGAAATGGGCTTGGGAAGTGAAATGTGCCGCAGAGATTCCGAGAGTTCTGGCAAGAGCTTTTACGATTGCGATGACGCCACCGACCGCTCCGGTTTTTATTTCATTACCGGTGAATTTTATGGAAGCGCGCGCGGAATTTGAATTCCCCGAAATAACCAAAATCGGTTCCACTCTTCAATCTGACCCTGAACGCCTCAATGCCGCAGCGAAGTTATTGATGGATGCGAAACAACCGGTGATTATCGCAGGTGATGGCGTAGCGCGTGCAGGAGCGGTTCCGCAACTGGTTGCATTTGCCGAATTGATTGGCGCAGCGGTTCACCCTGAACCGTTGCATTCGCTGTTGGGTTTTCCGACCGATCATAGACTGTTTGCCGGGCCGCTATCGCCCGCCGCCCATCAGATGCACGCGCAATTGCAAAACGCCGATGTGATTCTGGCAATCGGCGTTTATACGCTTGCGCCGTTGGTTTATACGGGTGCGAGGATGATTCCCGATACCAGTAAGCTCATTCAGCTTGATGTAAACGCCCACGAACTCGGAAAAAATTTTTTCGCTGAGGTGGCAATTCAAGCAGACTTGCGAAGCGCCATTGAAGATTTAAGTTCGTCAATCAAGTCCATGATGACGCCTGCTTTTTCTCAATTGGTTTGGCGACGCAGCACCTTGATTGCCGACCGAATAACCGATGGGCGGGCAAAACTCAAAGAAGCTGCTGTGCCTCCGAAAGATGGGGAATGGATGCCTGCGGCTTTTGTGGCGAAAGTCATGCGTGAAGTCGCCAGCGACGATACTTTGCTGGTTGATGAAGCGGTTACTTCAACGGCATATGTGCGAACGCTTTTTGAACTCAGCGAACCCGGCGCTTATCTTTTCTGCAAAGGCGGGTCGCTCGGTTATGGCGCACCGACCGCAGTTGGTTACAAACTCGGGCGCAAAGACCGTCCGGTGATTTGCGCGATTGGTGATGGGTCATTGCTCTATTCTCCGCAGGCGCTTTGGACGGCAGCAAGATATAAACTCGGCGTCGTGTTCGTGGTTTTTAATAACACCAGTTATGCAATTTTGAAAGGCGGTTTACTGGCGTTGAATGGTTCATCGGTTGAGCGGGGAATATTTAAGGGAATGGATATTACCGAACCGGAAATTGATTTTGTCAAAATGGCAGAATCAATGGGGGTCGCTGCGCGTCGGGTGGTTGATGCATCGCAGTTGCAAGCGGCATTGGTTTGGGCGTTGACGGAAAGTTTCCATAAACAACAGCCTCATTTGTTGGATGTCATGATTTCCCGCGATGCCCGAAGTGTGTTGCGTTAA
- a CDS encoding discoidin domain-containing protein, with translation MIKTNKLTSLISLLAFAFTIFSTPLIFAQQTYQSAPIRPQAVTGELLDLSATLDNRPDTRAHSGNPNYIGMSFTIDLGSIQPVIGVSQDHGRYPTHFPGAYKVEVAETPDNWFLAWQGEGQRGESKAVFEAVRARYIRVTATALNKTYNQEWSIAELRGGIDPGQKPKTIPPKRAPEPAPVETVKELENKNLAFDNKLDTFATSRTADYRGRIFNVDLGGEYEISRVVQIHGTRANDYPGEYKIEVSDSRNENKYREVFRGRGETARSVARFTPVITRFIRITALRNLDNQHFWSIAELRTNRDEDVVDRDDDDGLMNRQIRNLTGRGFSNLNALLDENNRTAATTRTTDYLGSFIQADLGGSYTIAKVVQVHEPDNKNFAGRYLVEISMDGNQWQRVFEGVGTGTRSVATFTPVRARYIRLTATDDKNNRREWTVYKLRIRG, from the coding sequence ATGATTAAAACCAATAAACTTACTTCATTGATTTCGTTATTGGCATTTGCGTTTACCATTTTTTCAACACCCCTAATATTTGCACAACAGACCTATCAATCCGCGCCCATCAGACCACAAGCGGTTACCGGAGAATTGCTTGATTTATCAGCGACACTCGATAACCGCCCCGACACCCGGGCGCATTCTGGTAACCCCAATTATATTGGCATGAGTTTTACGATTGATTTAGGCAGCATTCAACCGGTGATTGGGGTTTCTCAAGACCACGGACGTTACCCGACCCATTTCCCCGGCGCTTACAAAGTCGAAGTTGCCGAAACCCCGGATAACTGGTTTCTGGCATGGCAGGGCGAAGGGCAGCGAGGCGAGAGCAAAGCGGTGTTTGAAGCGGTTCGCGCCCGCTACATTCGTGTAACCGCGACCGCGCTAAACAAAACTTATAACCAGGAATGGAGCATTGCGGAATTGCGCGGCGGCATCGACCCCGGACAAAAACCTAAAACCATTCCGCCAAAAAGAGCGCCGGAACCCGCACCTGTTGAAACTGTGAAAGAGCTGGAGAATAAAAATCTTGCTTTCGATAACAAACTCGACACTTTTGCTACAAGTAGGACAGCCGATTATCGTGGTCGAATTTTTAATGTGGATTTGGGCGGCGAGTATGAAATTTCCAGAGTGGTTCAAATTCACGGCACGCGCGCCAATGATTATCCCGGAGAATATAAAATCGAAGTCAGTGATTCGCGCAATGAAAATAAATATCGCGAAGTATTTCGCGGTCGGGGTGAAACGGCTAGAAGCGTTGCCCGATTTACGCCGGTCATCACGAGGTTTATCCGCATCACGGCATTGCGCAACCTCGACAATCAACATTTTTGGTCGATTGCTGAACTACGAACCAATCGGGACGAAGATGTGGTTGACCGCGATGATGACGACGGTTTAATGAATCGGCAGATTCGCAACCTCACAGGTCGGGGCTTTTCCAACCTGAACGCCTTGCTTGATGAAAACAACCGCACAGCGGCAACGACGAGAACTACGGATTATCTCGGCAGTTTCATTCAAGCAGATTTGGGTGGCAGTTACACGATTGCCAAAGTTGTTCAGGTGCATGAACCTGACAATAAAAATTTTGCCGGTCGCTACCTTGTCGAAATCAGTATGGATGGCAATCAATGGCAAAGGGTGTTTGAAGGCGTTGGTACGGGCACACGTTCCGTCGCAACCTTTACTCCGGTTCGCGCGCGCTACATTCGACTGACGGCAACCGATGACAAAAATAATCGTCGCGAGTGGACGGTTTATAAACTGCGGATTCGCGGATAG
- a CDS encoding TonB-dependent receptor: protein MGFPQIQIGTIKGTVVDLNGAIITDAKVTIENPLNKSSYTVKTDADGTFVFNNVSFAQYQINVNAYGFVIFQDSLTVRSNIPINIDIKLSPTGSKDTVNVVGTQGLIERDSTSTFIKIEKNVISRIPGSAHRGRIQGVIASTPGITTENNGLLHVRGVDDGILYVIDGIPSADRYDAVSASSPDTEMVNSMDVITGNIPAEFGGRSGAVVVLYPKSGIDEPHFGSFGMGFGEFATKDVALSFGGGYKKKYGYFFSGSAYQTEYYLDVVDLFNFNNAGKNISLNHRGDLHPTANDILIVNLSINGTNHQVPNRLEQEEAGQKQRQQLRDNSESLSWQRVWSPNTVTNFAAFHRYYSSKLFGSQFDTPIFANHNRSHKRIGILSSLTQSFKKHTVKIGQEFMRLSPNEYFMFAITDDEQAEEQSLSDKAREFTPANPFVFRERKVGKQVAAYVQDNFSPIKNLTVNAGIRYDYFSLKSNDYQFSPRIGAVYFIPQTNTAIRGSFNRLFMPPQIENLLLADSDQARQLSPFVDETGGGEVIRSEKTSAYEVGFAQDIKGFAKLDMVYWYRNFRNFADPNVFFNTTVIFPNSVAKGFARGLDARLDFPSKKGWSGYVSYANQRILQTGPINGGLFLTDEFIEIGPGVKFIPDHDQRNVGEFGITYEYRNFWTSFSGRHESGVPLEVDDERLEELMKARGAHLVNFERGRVKPSTIYYWSFGIDLRKGEHLAINFQVDAENLFNKEYAYNFGNPFEGTHFGYLRYWSGRLKFTFH from the coding sequence TTGGGTTTTCCCCAAATTCAAATAGGTACAATTAAAGGAACAGTTGTTGACTTAAACGGTGCCATCATCACCGATGCCAAAGTCACAATTGAAAATCCGCTTAATAAAAGTTCATACACGGTTAAAACCGATGCAGACGGGACTTTTGTTTTTAATAATGTCTCATTTGCCCAATATCAGATAAACGTCAACGCTTACGGGTTTGTCATTTTTCAAGATAGTTTAACCGTTCGTTCCAATATACCCATTAACATTGATATTAAACTTTCACCGACCGGCAGCAAAGATACGGTGAATGTGGTCGGTACTCAGGGGTTGATTGAGCGAGATTCAACCAGCACTTTCATTAAAATTGAAAAAAACGTCATCAGCCGAATTCCCGGTTCTGCTCATCGCGGACGCATACAGGGAGTGATTGCTTCAACGCCGGGTATTACCACAGAAAATAATGGACTCTTGCATGTGCGTGGCGTAGATGACGGCATTCTTTATGTGATTGATGGCATACCAAGCGCCGACCGTTATGATGCGGTGTCGGCAAGTTCACCCGATACCGAGATGGTTAATTCGATGGATGTCATCACCGGCAATATTCCCGCTGAATTCGGCGGACGTTCAGGCGCGGTGGTTGTGCTTTATCCAAAATCGGGTATTGATGAACCGCATTTCGGAAGTTTCGGAATGGGGTTCGGTGAATTTGCCACCAAGGATGTGGCGCTATCTTTTGGCGGGGGCTACAAGAAAAAGTACGGTTACTTTTTTAGCGGGTCGGCTTATCAAACGGAATATTATCTTGATGTTGTGGATTTGTTTAATTTCAACAACGCCGGAAAAAATATCAGTCTGAATCACCGGGGCGATCTTCATCCGACCGCCAACGATATTTTGATTGTCAATCTGTCAATCAACGGCACCAATCATCAGGTTCCGAACCGTCTGGAACAGGAGGAAGCCGGACAAAAACAGCGACAGCAACTGCGAGATAACAGCGAATCGTTAAGCTGGCAAAGAGTCTGGTCGCCCAACACCGTTACCAATTTTGCAGCCTTTCATCGCTACTATTCTTCAAAATTATTCGGCAGTCAATTTGATACGCCGATCTTTGCCAATCACAATCGCAGTCATAAACGCATCGGCATTCTTTCGAGTCTGACGCAATCGTTCAAAAAGCACACCGTAAAAATCGGGCAAGAGTTTATGCGGCTTTCTCCGAATGAATATTTTATGTTTGCGATAACCGATGATGAGCAAGCCGAAGAGCAAAGTCTTTCCGATAAAGCCCGTGAATTTACACCCGCTAATCCCTTCGTTTTCCGCGAACGCAAAGTCGGAAAACAAGTTGCCGCCTATGTGCAGGATAATTTTTCTCCAATTAAAAATTTAACCGTCAACGCCGGGATTCGTTATGATTATTTCAGTTTAAAATCAAACGACTATCAATTCAGTCCGCGCATTGGAGCGGTCTATTTTATTCCACAAACCAATACCGCCATACGCGGCTCGTTTAATCGGTTATTTATGCCGCCGCAAATTGAAAACCTCCTGCTTGCGGATTCCGACCAGGCGCGACAACTTTCTCCATTTGTCGATGAAACCGGTGGCGGCGAGGTAATTCGCTCGGAAAAAACTTCGGCTTATGAAGTAGGATTTGCCCAGGATATAAAAGGATTTGCGAAGTTGGACATGGTTTACTGGTACAGGAACTTTCGCAATTTTGCCGACCCGAATGTGTTTTTCAATACCACGGTTATCTTTCCCAACAGCGTCGCCAAAGGCTTCGCGCGGGGATTGGATGCCCGGTTGGATTTTCCCAGCAAAAAGGGTTGGTCTGGGTATGTGAGTTATGCCAATCAACGAATATTACAAACCGGCCCGATTAATGGTGGACTGTTTTTAACCGATGAATTTATCGAAATCGGTCCCGGGGTGAAATTCATTCCAGACCATGACCAGCGCAATGTCGGTGAATTCGGAATAACCTATGAGTATAGAAATTTCTGGACCTCATTTTCCGGGCGTCATGAAAGCGGCGTTCCGCTGGAAGTCGATGACGAGCGGCTTGAAGAATTAATGAAGGCGCGAGGCGCACACCTGGTCAATTTTGAACGCGGTCGGGTTAAACCATCGACAATCTATTACTGGTCATTTGGTATTGACCTGAGAAAAGGTGAACACCTGGCGATTAACTTTCAAGTCGATGCAGAAAACCTGTTTAATAAAGAGTATGCTTACAATTTCGGCAATCCCTTTGAAGGAACGCACTTCGGTTATTTACGTTATTGGAGCGGTCGTTTGAAATTTACTTTCCATTGA
- a CDS encoding SDR family NAD(P)-dependent oxidoreductase, producing MEINGKTFLISGGGSGLGAATARKLASAGAKVVIADINENAGNSVVEELGADKALFVKTDVSDEASVQAAVDAAVAFGELRGAVNCAGIGTAEKTVGKNGPHNLGHYMKVIQVNLVGTFNVIRLTATAMAKNEPTTGGERGVIVNTASVAAFDGQIGQIAYSASKGGIVGMTLPAARDLASLGIRVMTIAPGIFDTPLLGGLPEPVRQSLGAQVPFPSRLGQPSEYAALAKHIIENEMLNGEVIRLDGAIRMAPR from the coding sequence ATGGAAATCAATGGAAAAACTTTTTTAATTTCAGGCGGCGGTTCGGGTTTGGGTGCGGCGACCGCGCGGAAGCTGGCTTCCGCGGGAGCAAAAGTGGTTATCGCTGACATCAATGAGAACGCCGGAAACAGTGTGGTCGAAGAACTCGGCGCAGATAAAGCCTTGTTTGTGAAAACCGATGTTTCGGATGAAGCGAGCGTGCAGGCTGCCGTTGATGCGGCAGTGGCGTTCGGTGAATTGCGCGGCGCGGTGAATTGCGCCGGCATCGGCACGGCGGAAAAGACCGTCGGTAAAAATGGTCCCCACAACCTCGGACATTACATGAAGGTTATACAGGTCAATCTGGTTGGCACGTTTAATGTCATTCGATTGACTGCTACTGCAATGGCAAAGAATGAACCGACCACGGGCGGCGAACGAGGGGTGATTGTGAATACCGCATCGGTTGCGGCATTCGATGGGCAAATCGGACAGATTGCTTATTCGGCGTCGAAAGGCGGAATTGTTGGGATGACGCTTCCGGCGGCGCGTGACCTTGCAAGTCTTGGCATTCGCGTGATGACCATTGCGCCGGGAATTTTCGATACGCCACTGCTTGGCGGATTGCCCGAACCGGTCAGGCAATCATTGGGCGCGCAGGTGCCTTTTCCTTCGCGACTCGGACAACCGAGCGAATATGCTGCTTTAGCCAAACACATCATTGAAAATGAGATGCTCAATGGTGAAGTCATTCGCCTGGACGGCGCTATTCGCATGGCTCCGAGATAA